A section of the Rummeliibacillus pycnus genome encodes:
- a CDS encoding ABC transporter ATP-binding protein yields the protein MIEINGLTKKYGSFYALQGLDLTINEGTVFGFVGANGAGKSTTFSILSTLLQPTAGEAFIDGISVTQNPEEVRKLIGYMPDFFGVYDQLKVGEYLDFFGSSYGVPAEKRAMLIPQLLELVNLTHKRYDYVDVLSRGMKQRLCLARTLIHDPKVLILDEPASGLDPRARVEMRAILKQLKGKGKTILISSHILPELAEMCDEIGVIDQGKLMVHGSVAEIQAQLMGEKLITVRYQAGYDLNLAKQFFEENPFVSSIQITKNQLNFRFTGSEEDQIRLIKQVVVQQDAPILSFAEDEKDLEDVFMEITKEVEKV from the coding sequence ATGATAGAAATTAATGGATTAACAAAGAAATATGGTTCCTTCTATGCATTACAGGGGCTTGATCTCACCATTAATGAGGGAACAGTTTTTGGCTTTGTTGGCGCAAATGGCGCAGGGAAATCTACAACATTTTCCATATTATCAACATTACTGCAACCAACAGCAGGGGAAGCATTTATTGATGGTATCAGTGTAACGCAAAATCCTGAAGAAGTTCGTAAACTAATTGGATATATGCCGGACTTTTTTGGTGTCTATGATCAATTAAAGGTAGGAGAGTATTTAGATTTTTTTGGCTCAAGTTATGGTGTTCCTGCTGAAAAAAGAGCTATGCTTATTCCACAATTATTAGAACTCGTCAATTTAACACATAAAAGATATGACTATGTGGATGTGTTATCTAGAGGGATGAAACAACGTTTATGCTTAGCTAGGACTTTGATTCATGATCCAAAGGTTCTCATTTTAGATGAACCTGCATCTGGTCTTGATCCAAGAGCGCGAGTAGAAATGAGAGCTATTTTAAAACAGCTTAAGGGAAAGGGAAAAACCATATTAATTTCATCACATATTCTCCCTGAGCTTGCGGAAATGTGTGATGAAATAGGTGTTATTGATCAAGGAAAATTGATGGTCCATGGTTCTGTAGCAGAGATTCAAGCACAGCTCATGGGAGAAAAATTGATTACAGTAAGATATCAAGCTGGGTATGACTTGAACTTAGCAAAACAATTCTTTGAGGAAAACCCATTCGTATCATCAATCCAAATAACAAAAAATCAGTTAAACTTCCGTTTTACTGGTTCTGAAGAGGATCAAATAAGGTTAATAAAGCAAGTAGTCGTACAGCAAGACGCGCCGATTCTATCATTTGCAGAAGATGAAAAAGACTTAGAGGATGTTTTTATGGAGATTACAAAGGAGGTTGAAAAGGTATGA
- a CDS encoding ABC transporter permease — protein MRLSFHNPVLIKELKLRFRSFKSFAGILFYLLVLSVFVFGFIFMSTNLSGSSFINPQQSVILFALLSYVQLALILFITPSLTAGAISTEREKQTLNILLTSPQSSFQIIFGKISSSIVFLLLLLIAGLPLYSLVFLFGGISPGQLLIIFAFLIVTMLAIASIGVMFSTLIRKTIISMITTYGAMLFLSGITAFFFMIGISTIENSPGLRDPAPISHFWAMINPIALMLTLISPEMSDSLVELTKIHFPVWAGYLIFYVAITVICLFISVKKLRVDMKKNK, from the coding sequence ATGAGGTTATCATTTCATAATCCAGTTCTAATAAAGGAATTGAAGCTACGTTTCCGTTCTTTTAAAAGCTTTGCAGGGATTCTGTTTTATCTACTGGTTTTAAGTGTCTTCGTTTTTGGTTTTATTTTTATGTCAACTAATTTATCTGGGAGCAGTTTTATTAATCCTCAACAGAGTGTGATTCTCTTTGCACTACTGTCATATGTACAGCTGGCATTGATTTTGTTTATTACGCCTTCTTTAACAGCAGGGGCAATAAGTACAGAACGTGAAAAACAGACCTTGAATATTTTATTGACATCTCCTCAAAGCTCTTTTCAAATCATTTTTGGGAAAATAAGTTCGTCAATCGTTTTTTTATTATTATTACTTATAGCAGGACTACCACTTTATAGTTTAGTCTTCCTATTTGGTGGTATCTCCCCAGGACAATTACTGATTATTTTTGCATTCTTAATCGTAACGATGTTGGCTATTGCTAGTATTGGTGTCATGTTTTCGACATTAATTCGCAAAACCATTATTTCGATGATTACCACTTATGGAGCTATGTTATTTTTGAGTGGCATCACTGCATTTTTCTTTATGATTGGTATTAGTACGATAGAAAATTCGCCTGGATTAAGGGACCCAGCACCCATTTCGCATTTTTGGGCAATGATCAATCCGATTGCTTTAATGTTGACATTAATTTCACCTGAAATGTCAGACTCATTAGTTGAATTGACCAAAATACATTTTCCGGTTTGGGCAGGGTATCTAATTTTTTATGTAGCAATCACAGTAATTTGTCTATTTATATCAGTAAAAAAGTTACGTGTCGATATGAAAAAGAACAAATGA